One stretch of Nitrosococcus watsonii C-113 DNA includes these proteins:
- a CDS encoding ABC transporter ATP-binding protein: protein MSAELDTSLVKIRGLHFSHGSRAIFKGIDIDIQRGKVTTIMGPSGTGKTTLLRLIGGQLYPDGGTVEVDGHQVSALSSGELYALRQRIGMLFQTGALLTGLSVFDNVAFPLREHTHLSEAMIHDLVLIKLHAVGLRCARQLMPSELSGGMARRVALARAIALDPMMIMYDEPFTGQDPISMGTLVQLIRLLNDALGLTSIIVSHDVQEATFISDYIYILSGGRVVEHGTPSKIDRSCSAAVKQFMRGLPDGPVPFHYPGRDYAEDLLDVEKSAPVRSLGRLKYLLRRHASPEVS from the coding sequence ATGAGTGCAGAACTGGATACCTCGCTAGTCAAGATCCGAGGTCTACATTTTTCCCACGGAAGTCGCGCTATTTTCAAGGGGATAGATATTGATATCCAGCGAGGTAAGGTGACCACCATTATGGGGCCCAGCGGGACAGGTAAAACCACGCTCCTACGCTTGATTGGGGGGCAACTGTATCCTGATGGGGGGACAGTGGAAGTTGATGGCCATCAGGTTTCCGCCCTGTCCAGCGGGGAGCTTTACGCTTTGCGTCAACGTATAGGGATGTTGTTTCAAACGGGTGCTTTACTTACCGGTCTCTCGGTATTTGACAATGTCGCTTTCCCATTGCGAGAGCATACTCATTTATCTGAGGCTATGATCCATGATCTGGTGCTTATCAAGCTCCACGCCGTGGGGCTGCGTTGCGCCCGCCAACTCATGCCTAGCGAGCTTTCCGGGGGTATGGCTCGGCGGGTAGCATTAGCGCGGGCGATTGCATTAGATCCTATGATGATCATGTATGATGAGCCTTTTACGGGTCAAGATCCCATCTCCATGGGTACTCTGGTACAGCTTATTCGTTTACTCAATGATGCTCTTGGGTTAACGAGTATCATTGTTTCTCATGATGTCCAGGAGGCGACTTTTATATCGGATTATATTTACATCCTATCGGGGGGACGAGTGGTGGAGCATGGCACGCCTAGCAAGATTGATCGCTCTTGTTCCGCGGCTGTTAAGCAGTTTATGCGAGGCTTGCCTGATGGGCCAGTGCCATTTCACTACCCCGGCAGGGACTACGCTGAAGACCTATTGGATGTAGAGAAATCCGCCCCAGTCCGTTCTCTAGGGCGTTTAAAATATCTGTTGAGGCGGCATGCCTCACCGGAGGTATCGTGA
- the mlaE gene encoding lipid asymmetry maintenance ABC transporter permease subunit MlaE: MIEALLRLGRWGLGTFERLGRGHLFLGQLLLSIAALLLRFPLLITQVYSVGVLTLPIIVVSGAFVGMVLGLQGYNTLVDFGAEESLGVIVSLSLVRELGPVVSALLFAGRAGSALTAEIGLMKATEQLSGMEMMAVDPVRRIAAPRFFAGCFSMPLLAAIFSAVGVLGGYFVGVGLLGVDEGAFWSQMQASTDWEEDVLNGVIKSIVFGIVVTWIAVFEGYDTVPTSDGVGRATTRTVVHSAFAVLALDFVLTALMFGAE; this comes from the coding sequence GTGATTGAGGCCCTTCTCCGCCTAGGCCGTTGGGGGCTAGGAACTTTTGAACGTTTGGGTCGAGGCCACCTTTTTTTAGGACAACTCTTACTCAGTATTGCTGCCCTCTTACTACGTTTTCCCTTGCTAATTACCCAGGTGTATTCAGTAGGAGTCTTAACTCTGCCCATCATTGTGGTATCAGGAGCCTTTGTTGGTATGGTCTTAGGACTTCAAGGCTATAATACGCTTGTTGATTTTGGCGCCGAAGAATCACTGGGGGTGATTGTCTCGCTTTCCTTGGTTCGAGAGTTGGGGCCAGTGGTCAGTGCTTTGCTTTTTGCGGGGCGGGCGGGTTCCGCGCTCACTGCTGAAATTGGGCTTATGAAGGCAACGGAGCAGTTGTCAGGGATGGAGATGATGGCGGTTGATCCTGTGCGCCGAATAGCTGCTCCCCGCTTTTTTGCAGGTTGTTTTTCTATGCCGCTATTGGCGGCGATTTTCAGTGCTGTGGGGGTGTTGGGAGGATATTTCGTGGGAGTAGGGTTATTGGGCGTGGATGAAGGTGCTTTTTGGTCGCAGATGCAAGCCAGCACTGATTGGGAAGAAGACGTGCTCAACGGTGTTATTAAAAGTATTGTGTTTGGAATCGTAGTTACCTGGATAGCTGTTTTTGAGGGTTACGATACCGTCCCCACCTCTGACGGAGTCGGGCGCGCGACTACCCGCACCGTAGTTCATTCTGCTTTTGCGGTGCTAGCATTAGATTTTGTACTCACCGCTCTAATGTTTGGAGCCGAATAG
- the mlaD gene encoding outer membrane lipid asymmetry maintenance protein MlaD encodes MRQSRTVELIVGLFVAAGLAAFFMLAMRVSNLSLMAQKNTYSVVAEFQNIGGLKVRSPVTLAGVTIGRVVSIQIDPQTYGAQVKMHIEAQYNYLPEDTSASIYTSGLLGEQYIALEPGGAEAYLKEGGEITLTQSALVLEELIGQFLYSKAAGDS; translated from the coding sequence ATGAGACAGTCTCGAACGGTAGAATTGATTGTGGGCCTATTTGTGGCTGCTGGTTTGGCGGCATTTTTTATGTTGGCCATGCGGGTAAGTAATTTAAGCTTAATGGCGCAAAAAAACACTTATTCCGTAGTGGCGGAATTCCAGAATATTGGGGGCCTTAAAGTGCGCTCTCCGGTGACTTTGGCTGGGGTCACTATCGGCCGGGTGGTCTCTATCCAAATAGATCCCCAAACTTATGGAGCTCAGGTAAAAATGCATATTGAAGCTCAGTATAACTATCTGCCTGAGGATACTTCGGCCAGCATCTATACTTCTGGGTTGTTGGGCGAGCAATATATTGCCTTGGAGCCAGGAGGAGCTGAGGCCTATCTTAAAGAAGGTGGTGAAATCACGCTTACCCAATCCGCTCTGGTGCTTGAGGAGCTTATTGGTCAATTTCTCTATAGTAAGGCTGCTGGAGATTCTTAG
- a CDS encoding STAS domain-containing protein → MIFHIESQQKGHFRMVGELTFNTVPEVAVKGLALFKGAGKDLRIDLREVSRTDSAGLALLIAWLRYAKKENKNLRFLNIPAQMLALAQISSLDQILPLSEKQALGGPSLTLGQAKKFISPLNS, encoded by the coding sequence ATGATTTTCCATATTGAATCCCAGCAGAAGGGGCATTTTCGGATGGTAGGTGAATTGACCTTCAACACTGTGCCGGAAGTAGCTGTAAAGGGGTTAGCGCTATTTAAGGGGGCCGGGAAGGATCTCCGCATTGATTTGCGGGAAGTTTCTCGTACTGATAGCGCCGGTCTTGCTTTGTTGATTGCTTGGCTGCGCTACGCCAAGAAGGAAAATAAAAACCTCCGGTTTTTAAATATTCCAGCTCAGATGCTAGCGCTTGCTCAGATCAGTAGTCTGGACCAAATACTTCCTTTGAGCGAGAAACAAGCGCTGGGCGGGCCATCATTAACTTTAGGCCAAGCTAAAAAATTCATCTCTCCCTTGAACTCGTGA
- a CDS encoding MlaC/ttg2D family ABC transporter substrate-binding protein, with amino-acid sequence MDKYRRRDVGLAAFLILTIFGFNSSFIQADPLPTASAQQLVEKTSERMLQTLREKREELEAHPEQIYDLVKEILVPHFDFQRISRLVLGKYWRQASVEQQQRFVDEFQTLLVRTYSTALLKYSDEKINYLPLRGPKEAEKIPVRMEIEQARGGSPISMEVDLYEKEKSWKVYNIRIGGVSLVTNHRTNFANEIRHGGLDQLIDKLKEKNQKTGG; translated from the coding sequence ATGGATAAGTATCGTCGGCGGGATGTGGGTTTAGCTGCATTTTTGATATTAACGATTTTTGGCTTTAACTCCTCTTTCATCCAGGCTGATCCGCTACCTACCGCCTCAGCCCAGCAATTAGTGGAGAAAACCTCTGAACGCATGCTCCAGACCTTGCGGGAAAAAAGGGAAGAGCTGGAAGCTCATCCGGAGCAGATCTACGATTTGGTCAAAGAAATTCTTGTACCTCATTTTGATTTTCAACGTATTTCCCGGTTGGTGCTTGGAAAGTACTGGCGGCAAGCCTCAGTGGAGCAGCAGCAACGTTTTGTGGACGAGTTTCAAACCTTACTGGTTCGGACCTATTCTACAGCCTTGCTGAAATATAGTGACGAGAAGATTAATTATTTGCCATTGAGAGGGCCGAAAGAGGCTGAAAAGATTCCTGTTCGCATGGAGATTGAACAGGCCAGGGGGGGATCGCCCATTTCTATGGAAGTGGATTTGTATGAAAAAGAAAAAAGCTGGAAGGTCTATAACATAAGAATTGGTGGCGTAAGCTTGGTAACTAACCATCGGACTAATTTTGCTAATGAGATACGTCATGGGGGACTTGATCAGCTCATTGATAAGTTAAAGGAAAAAAATCAAAAAACCGGCGGCTAA
- a CDS encoding BolA family protein, which translates to MNASEIKRMIETGLPEAEVAVHSEDGHHFEALVVYEGFRGKSLLERHRMVYEALGDSFKSALHALAIRTRLPGES; encoded by the coding sequence ATGAATGCTAGCGAAATCAAACGCATGATAGAAACCGGCTTACCCGAAGCAGAAGTTGCCGTGCATAGTGAAGATGGCCATCATTTTGAGGCCCTCGTTGTGTATGAGGGTTTCAGAGGTAAGAGCTTACTTGAGCGGCACCGCATGGTGTATGAAGCCTTGGGCGACAGTTTCAAATCCGCTTTGCACGCTTTAGCTATTCGTACCCGGCTTCCTGGAGAAAGCTAG
- the murA gene encoding UDP-N-acetylglucosamine 1-carboxyvinyltransferase has product MDKLLINGGISLDGEIRISGAKNAALPILAATLLASEPVKICNIPHLHDITTTMELLGRMGAQLMVDEHLNIEVDTRNLKEFYAPYDLVKTMRASILVLGPLLARYGRADVSLPGGCAIGSRPVNLHIHGLQAMGATITVEEGYICARSQGRLRGTRLFMDRVSVTGTENLMMAATLAEGTTFIENAAREPEVVDLAHCLNQMGARISGMGSDTLVIEGVDSLGGASHTVLPDRIETGTYLVAGALTGGRVKLKNTNPGSLEAVLLKLEEAGAEINTGKDWIVLDMKGRRPRAVDIRTAPYPAFPTDMQAQFTTLNIVAEGSGTITETVFENRFMHVQELQRMGAVIRLEGNTAFTNGVETLTGAPVMATDLRASASLVLAGLVAKGVTAVDRIYHVDRGYECIEEKLQQLGAKIRRVSSYAPGKIYAAYG; this is encoded by the coding sequence ATGGATAAGCTCTTGATTAATGGTGGCATTTCTCTGGACGGAGAAATACGTATCTCGGGTGCTAAGAATGCTGCCTTACCCATACTCGCAGCAACGTTACTTGCGAGCGAACCCGTTAAAATCTGCAATATCCCCCACCTGCATGATATCACCACGACCATGGAGCTGCTTGGACGCATGGGGGCTCAGCTCATGGTGGATGAACACCTTAATATTGAGGTAGATACCCGGAATCTAAAGGAATTTTATGCCCCTTATGATCTAGTCAAAACGATGCGCGCTTCTATTCTGGTGTTAGGACCGCTATTGGCCCGTTATGGAAGAGCAGATGTATCCTTGCCCGGAGGTTGTGCTATTGGTTCCCGGCCAGTCAACCTTCATATCCATGGTTTACAGGCTATGGGCGCAACCATTACCGTGGAAGAAGGGTATATTTGCGCTCGTTCCCAGGGACGGCTAAGGGGCACACGGCTGTTTATGGATCGCGTGTCGGTAACGGGAACCGAGAACTTGATGATGGCGGCCACTTTAGCTGAAGGGACGACCTTTATAGAAAATGCCGCTCGTGAGCCGGAGGTAGTGGACTTGGCGCACTGCCTTAACCAGATGGGGGCTAGAATTAGTGGTATGGGTAGCGATACCTTGGTCATTGAGGGAGTTGATTCCCTGGGTGGCGCCTCTCATACGGTGCTTCCTGATCGTATCGAGACGGGTACCTACCTAGTGGCTGGAGCCTTGACGGGCGGGCGAGTGAAGCTTAAAAATACCAACCCTGGAAGTTTAGAGGCCGTATTGTTGAAGCTAGAGGAAGCTGGTGCTGAAATCAATACGGGGAAGGATTGGATTGTTTTAGATATGAAAGGGCGTCGGCCCCGTGCAGTGGATATCCGCACCGCTCCTTATCCTGCTTTTCCCACTGATATGCAGGCTCAATTTACTACCTTGAATATTGTTGCAGAGGGGAGTGGTACGATTACCGAAACCGTTTTTGAAAATCGTTTTATGCATGTCCAGGAACTACAGCGGATGGGAGCGGTTATTCGGTTGGAGGGTAATACTGCTTTCACCAACGGGGTAGAAACGCTGACCGGTGCTCCCGTGATGGCAACGGATCTGCGTGCTTCGGCCAGCTTGGTTTTGGCGGGACTAGTTGCTAAGGGAGTCACTGCGGTGGATCGTATTTACCACGTCGACCGCGGCTACGAGTGCATTGAGGAAAAACTGCAACAATTGGGAGCCAAGATTCGCCGCGTTTCGAGCTATGCTCCCGGCAAGA